A stretch of Endozoicomonas sp. SCSIO W0465 DNA encodes these proteins:
- a CDS encoding transposase → MVHDHWKSYFAYTATHVLCNAHHLRELLGVVDRDSNQLALRLMKLLRLSWHYCKGFKTIGMLQMPSVVCERIEKIYDRLLQRALMKEVVYMEKQREELKRKKVKNTKAYNLFKRLTEFKAETLRFMSDFTIPFDNNGSERDVRMAKLKQKISGCFRSADGGSMFARIRSYLSSARKQGMDIYQSLHRAVRNYCNMPLLSAE, encoded by the coding sequence CTGGTTCATGATCATTGGAAATCCTATTTTGCATATACGGCAACTCACGTACTTTGCAATGCCCATCACCTGAGGGAGCTTTTGGGTGTTGTTGATAGGGACAGCAATCAACTGGCGTTGCGATTGATGAAGCTACTGAGGCTTTCCTGGCATTACTGCAAGGGCTTTAAGACCATAGGTATGCTACAGATGCCAAGTGTTGTCTGTGAACGAATCGAGAAGATTTATGACCGGTTGCTTCAGCGGGCTCTAATGAAAGAAGTCGTCTATATGGAGAAGCAACGAGAGGAGCTTAAGCGCAAGAAAGTCAAGAATACTAAAGCTTACAATCTCTTCAAACGACTCACTGAGTTCAAGGCTGAGACACTGCGCTTCATGTCAGATTTTACCATTCCCTTCGATAACAATGGCAGTGAGCGGGATGTTCGAATGGCCAAGTTAAAGCAGAAAATCTCAGGCTGCTTCAGGAGTGCAGACGGTGGTTCTATGTTTGCACGGATTCGCAGCTATTTGTCGTCTGCCAGAAAACAGGGAATGGACATATATCAATCACTTCATAGAGCTGTTCGGAATTACTGTAATATGCCTTTGCTCAGTGCTGAATAG
- a CDS encoding IS4 family transposase produces MTCFDRSELLSMAEQLGFTIRQRDIRPLDFILSLIDALAGDGNCDTQADLHRKFNELTGLNVSYRSWANQAKKDALPTLILWLWVQCLEIFSRKVMAFDEDSPFSEFEHILIQDGSSQAVYDALKEAFPGRFSTVSPAAVELHTTMDLLTNNLVRVQLTEDTRSERDCLPPLPTSMAYILMLMDAGYFELELFAAIDDREGSFICKAPQSINPTILSAVREDGKNLNRYKGQKLKDVLSGFPKDQCLDLDVEWPGFKAWPFRLVVRWNDKKQKWVFVVTNLNRVEFTLSDVLQAYRLRWQIELIFKEIKSYSGWHRFNTKSATLVFSLILMSFVVVTLKRYLAHAAQANLCESGSIEEISTHKVMKSGTHLFGNVISSLMNAGKSLVSCIKKLLDFWGNNAKREHPARDGCSGRTRLGFCAVGGA; encoded by the coding sequence TTGACCTGTTTCGACCGGTCAGAACTCCTAAGTATGGCGGAACAGCTTGGTTTTACTATACGACAGCGAGATATCCGTCCTTTGGATTTTATCCTCTCACTGATCGATGCCCTCGCTGGTGATGGAAACTGCGATACCCAGGCGGATCTACACCGTAAATTTAACGAGTTGACGGGGCTGAATGTCTCTTATCGTTCTTGGGCAAATCAGGCTAAAAAGGACGCGCTGCCTACTCTTATCCTGTGGCTATGGGTGCAGTGTCTGGAAATATTTTCCCGCAAAGTCATGGCGTTTGATGAAGACAGTCCATTTTCAGAGTTTGAGCACATTCTGATTCAGGACGGTTCGTCACAAGCTGTCTATGATGCCCTGAAAGAAGCATTTCCCGGCAGGTTCTCAACGGTCAGTCCTGCTGCCGTCGAGCTTCATACGACAATGGATCTTCTCACCAACAACCTGGTGCGGGTGCAGCTGACTGAAGATACCCGTTCAGAAAGAGACTGTCTGCCACCACTGCCAACATCCATGGCCTATATCCTGATGCTAATGGATGCCGGTTATTTTGAGCTGGAACTCTTTGCCGCTATTGATGACAGGGAGGGTTCTTTTATCTGCAAGGCACCTCAGAGTATCAACCCGACGATACTCAGCGCGGTACGGGAGGATGGCAAGAATCTCAATCGCTACAAAGGACAAAAACTGAAGGATGTACTGTCTGGCTTCCCCAAAGACCAGTGCCTCGACCTGGATGTAGAATGGCCGGGATTCAAAGCCTGGCCATTCCGCTTGGTTGTCCGCTGGAATGACAAAAAACAGAAGTGGGTTTTCGTTGTGACCAACCTGAACCGGGTGGAGTTCACCTTGAGTGATGTGCTCCAGGCCTATCGTCTACGGTGGCAGATAGAGCTGATTTTCAAAGAGATCAAATCCTATTCAGGGTGGCATCGTTTTAACACCAAATCAGCGACACTGGTGTTTAGCCTGATTCTGATGTCCTTTGTGGTTGTGACGTTGAAAAGGTACCTTGCCCATGCTGCACAGGCGAACCTCTGTGAAAGTGGGAGCATTGAGGAAATCTCGACGCACAAGGTGATGAAAAGTGGGACTCACCTGTTTGGTAATGTGATTTCATCGTTGATGAATGCAGGAAAGTCATTGGTCTCATGCATTAAAAAGCTACTGGACTTCTGGGGAAATAATGCGAAACGAGAACACCCTGCACGGGATGGTTGTTCAGGGCGTACAAGATTAGGCTTCTGTGCAGTGGGTGGAGCTTAA
- a CDS encoding transposase, whose protein sequence is MIPELPATMSAEILLKENAELRMRVACLEERCRELEEKVGKNSQNSSKPPSSDGYQKPCKNSNSPDHSDDLSADKGTDPSDEKPNPKSLRQSSGNKAGGKKGHQGTCLKQVDIPDYIEYLPVKECNKCQASLLDSEPVKYIERQVFEPGRPGEFEVTAHRAEVKICTCGCRNQAEFPEGVTAAAQYGSATQAMAVYLNQYHFLPFKRVSEYFNTLYKMSVSAGTVANFVARTYENLASTEEVIRDALRESSVAGADETGMRAEGSLHWLHVMRDEQWTLYYLSEKRGREAMDTMGILLTFAGAFWFMIIGNPILHIRQLTYFAMPIT, encoded by the coding sequence ATGATTCCAGAACTACCCGCAACTATGTCGGCTGAGATTCTCTTGAAAGAGAATGCAGAGCTGCGGATGAGAGTTGCCTGTCTGGAAGAGCGATGTCGAGAATTGGAAGAAAAGGTTGGCAAGAACAGTCAAAACAGCAGCAAGCCGCCATCGTCTGATGGTTATCAAAAACCTTGTAAAAACAGTAATTCTCCAGATCATTCTGACGACCTTTCCGCAGATAAAGGTACCGATCCATCGGATGAAAAACCCAATCCTAAAAGTCTGAGACAGTCTTCTGGTAATAAAGCCGGTGGAAAGAAAGGGCATCAGGGCACTTGTCTTAAACAGGTCGATATCCCTGACTATATTGAGTACCTTCCGGTTAAAGAATGCAATAAATGTCAGGCGTCTCTTCTTGATAGTGAGCCGGTCAAATATATTGAACGACAGGTGTTTGAACCAGGGAGACCGGGTGAATTTGAAGTAACGGCCCATAGAGCTGAAGTAAAAATCTGCACTTGTGGTTGTCGGAATCAGGCTGAATTCCCGGAAGGTGTTACCGCTGCCGCACAATATGGCTCAGCCACACAGGCTATGGCCGTCTATCTTAACCAATACCATTTCCTGCCTTTTAAGCGCGTGTCAGAGTATTTTAATACTCTCTATAAAATGAGTGTAAGTGCAGGCACTGTCGCCAATTTTGTGGCCAGAACCTATGAAAATCTGGCTTCTACTGAAGAGGTTATTCGTGACGCCTTGCGGGAATCGTCTGTTGCCGGAGCCGATGAAACGGGTATGCGGGCCGAGGGCTCTTTGCACTGGCTACACGTTATGCGGGATGAACAATGGACGCTCTACTACTTGTCTGAAAAGCGAGGTCGTGAGGCCATGGACACGATGGGCATACTGCTAACATTTGCAGGGGCGTTCTGGTTCATGATCATTGGAAATCCTATTTTGCATATACGGCAACTCACGTACTTTGCAATGCCCATCACCTGA
- a CDS encoding IS4 family transposase codes for MLPLSPKPWSELTFGCADLGDTRRTKRLVKVAAELSAHTGNSLSSSCEGYTALVTGAYRLIENEAVKPEAIAEAGFQATAKIARQSRLLLALEDTTTLGYKHAVRSELGDLGGPEGSKTRGFHVHSVFLVDADTERSIGLIDQERWVREDVQRGKKNQRRQLPYEGKESFKWQRASENTEQRMGGKMPDIISVCDREADIYEYMHYKLDNRQRFVVRATQNRILVDGELLLFDSLAQTEVLGKYTIVGPQKGGRKKRKATLQVKRKKMTIQAPQRPGGRPEPVTMNIVSAEEIGNDSEDRLHWVLLTTEDIETFEDCRSIIRFYELRWRIEEFHKAWKSGAGVERLRLQSPDNIERLAVILMFVAVRLMQIREALMLPNDRQHKDRKLWSEKTLANEVVSDDEWQVLWLTYEKKALPDKPPTVTWLLQTIARLGGWGDSKHTGQPGWLVVWEGWAKLQDRVKTWQIARQFSAGEM; via the coding sequence ATGCTTCCACTTTCTCCTAAACCATGGTCAGAACTAACTTTTGGATGTGCTGATTTGGGCGATACTCGACGTACAAAACGACTTGTCAAAGTTGCTGCCGAGCTTTCAGCTCATACCGGTAATTCTTTGTCATCTTCATGCGAAGGTTATACCGCACTGGTAACTGGAGCTTACCGGCTGATTGAGAATGAGGCCGTAAAGCCTGAAGCAATAGCTGAGGCAGGCTTTCAGGCAACTGCCAAAATAGCGAGACAGTCTCGCCTACTTCTGGCTCTCGAAGATACAACAACCCTGGGTTATAAACATGCTGTCAGATCCGAGCTTGGTGATCTTGGAGGTCCTGAAGGCTCTAAAACCAGAGGATTCCACGTCCACTCTGTCTTCTTGGTTGATGCGGATACAGAGCGAAGCATTGGGCTTATTGATCAAGAACGATGGGTTAGAGAGGACGTTCAGCGGGGGAAAAAGAACCAACGTCGTCAGCTACCTTACGAGGGAAAGGAAAGCTTTAAGTGGCAAAGAGCCTCTGAAAACACAGAACAAAGGATGGGGGGTAAAATGCCTGACATCATCAGTGTTTGCGACCGGGAGGCGGATATATACGAATATATGCACTACAAACTGGATAACCGACAGCGGTTTGTTGTAAGAGCTACACAAAACAGAATCCTGGTGGATGGCGAACTCTTATTATTTGATTCCTTAGCTCAGACTGAAGTGTTGGGGAAATATACGATAGTGGGTCCTCAAAAAGGAGGTAGAAAGAAGCGAAAGGCAACGCTGCAGGTCAAAAGAAAGAAGATGACAATACAGGCGCCGCAAAGGCCAGGCGGCAGGCCGGAACCGGTAACTATGAATATTGTGTCGGCTGAAGAGATTGGCAATGACTCCGAAGACCGTTTGCACTGGGTACTATTGACAACTGAAGATATTGAAACATTCGAAGACTGTCGCTCTATCATTCGATTTTACGAGCTCCGATGGCGAATAGAAGAGTTCCATAAGGCTTGGAAATCGGGAGCAGGAGTAGAAAGGCTTCGTCTGCAATCTCCGGATAACATTGAACGACTTGCGGTCATATTAATGTTTGTCGCTGTCAGACTAATGCAAATCCGTGAAGCATTAATGTTACCGAATGACAGGCAGCACAAAGACAGAAAGCTTTGGAGTGAAAAAACACTCGCGAATGAGGTGGTCAGTGATGATGAATGGCAGGTTCTCTGGCTAACCTATGAAAAAAAAGCGTTGCCCGATAAGCCGCCAACAGTCACTTGGCTGCTTCAAACGATTGCTCGGCTTGGTGGTTGGGGTGATTCAAAGCATACAGGGCAGCCCGGCTGGTTAGTGGTATGGGAAGGCTGGGCGAAATTGCAGGATCGGGTAAAAACCTGGCAGATAGCCCGGCAGTTCAGCGCTGGAGAGATGTGA
- a CDS encoding sulfatase, giving the protein MDQISVTRPNILFILLDDFGWRDLGCYGSDFYETPRLDQLAQEGMRFSNAYAACPVCSPTRASILTGQYPARIGMTQWLGGYSEGKLAHVPYIDHLSPDYTTIAGALHNHGYETWHVGKWHLSKHGEERFDSYPEKLGFDINIGGCDWGQPKNGYFAPYGLETLEDGPDGEYLTDRITDEAIALIEQSGDKPWFMHLSHYAVHTPIQCHEELVQKYREKARMLGRDQTSPFIEGDHFSCYHKKDEKILRRIVQSDPGYAAMVENIDWNIGRVLDTLESTGQKDNTIVVFFSDNGGLATSEGSPTCNSPLSEGKGWMYEAGTREPLIVRWPGNVKPNTISHEIMTSTDFFPTFLEAAGIDLMPEHHQDGKSILPVLTGEQSFERGAIFWHYPHYSNQGGLPGCSVREGDWKLIEFFEDEHLELYNLREDISEEHNLSEQYPEKTKALYQQLQEWKASVKARVPEPNLNS; this is encoded by the coding sequence ATGGATCAAATATCAGTAACCAGACCCAATATCCTGTTTATTTTACTGGATGATTTTGGCTGGCGAGACCTTGGCTGTTACGGTAGTGACTTTTATGAAACACCTCGATTGGATCAGCTGGCACAAGAGGGTATGCGCTTCAGTAACGCTTATGCCGCATGCCCGGTTTGTTCACCAACACGGGCCAGTATCCTGACAGGACAATACCCTGCAAGAATTGGGATGACCCAGTGGCTTGGCGGATACTCTGAAGGAAAACTGGCTCACGTTCCTTATATTGACCACCTGTCGCCAGACTACACAACCATTGCCGGTGCGTTGCACAACCATGGTTATGAAACCTGGCATGTGGGTAAATGGCATCTGAGTAAGCATGGCGAGGAGCGATTTGACAGCTATCCGGAAAAACTTGGTTTCGATATCAATATCGGTGGCTGTGATTGGGGGCAGCCTAAAAATGGCTATTTCGCCCCGTACGGTCTGGAGACGTTGGAGGATGGCCCTGATGGAGAATACCTGACCGACCGGATCACCGATGAAGCCATTGCATTGATTGAGCAATCCGGAGACAAGCCCTGGTTTATGCATCTTTCCCACTATGCCGTGCATACACCAATCCAGTGCCATGAAGAATTGGTGCAAAAATACCGGGAAAAGGCCAGGATGCTCGGCCGTGACCAGACATCACCTTTTATTGAAGGTGACCACTTCTCCTGTTATCACAAAAAGGATGAAAAAATCCTGAGGCGTATTGTTCAGAGTGATCCGGGCTACGCGGCAATGGTTGAAAACATTGACTGGAATATTGGCAGGGTTCTGGACACGCTTGAGTCTACCGGACAGAAAGATAATACCATTGTCGTTTTCTTCAGTGACAATGGTGGTTTGGCAACCTCTGAAGGCTCACCAACCTGCAACAGCCCTCTGTCAGAAGGCAAAGGCTGGATGTATGAAGCCGGCACCCGGGAGCCACTGATCGTCCGCTGGCCGGGCAACGTCAAGCCCAACACGATCAGTCATGAGATCATGACCAGTACGGATTTCTTCCCGACCTTCCTGGAGGCCGCTGGTATCGACTTAATGCCGGAACACCATCAGGACGGTAAAAGCATTCTACCGGTTTTAACCGGCGAGCAGTCCTTTGAACGGGGCGCTATTTTCTGGCATTACCCTCATTACAGCAATCAGGGTGGGTTACCCGGTTGTTCCGTTCGGGAAGGTGACTGGAAACTCATTGAGTTTTTCGAAGATGAACATCTGGAGCTATACAATCTGAGAGAGGATATATCAGAGGAGCATAATCTCTCGGAACAGTATCCGGAAAAAACCAAAGCACTTTATCAACAGTTACAGGAATGGAAGGCGAGTGTTAAAGCACGCGTACCTGAACCTAACTTGAATTCTTAA